The following are encoded in a window of Streptomyces sp. Go-475 genomic DNA:
- the rsmD gene encoding 16S rRNA (guanine(966)-N(2))-methyltransferase RsmD yields the protein MTRVIAGTAGGRRLAVPPGTGTRPTSDRAREGLFSTWQSLLGGPLEGERVLDLYAGSGAVGLEALSRGAGHALLVEADAKAVRAVRENVKNLGLPGAEVRAGKAEQIIRTPPPGAPYDLVFLDPPYAVTDDDLREILLTLRSERWLAEEALVTVERSTRGGEFRWPEGFEPLRARRYGEGTFWYGRAASTCEDAR from the coding sequence ATGACCCGCGTGATCGCCGGCACAGCCGGCGGACGTCGACTCGCCGTACCCCCCGGCACCGGCACCCGCCCCACCTCCGACCGCGCACGCGAAGGCCTCTTCTCCACCTGGCAATCCCTCCTCGGCGGCCCCCTCGAAGGCGAACGCGTCCTGGACCTCTACGCCGGATCAGGAGCCGTAGGCCTGGAGGCCCTCTCCCGCGGCGCCGGCCACGCCCTCCTCGTGGAGGCCGACGCCAAAGCCGTCCGCGCGGTCCGCGAGAACGTGAAGAACCTCGGACTCCCCGGCGCCGAGGTCAGAGCTGGCAAAGCGGAACAGATCATCCGCACCCCACCCCCCGGCGCCCCCTACGACCTGGTTTTCCTCGACCCCCCGTACGCCGTCACGGACGACGATCTTCGGGAGATCCTCCTCACACTCCGCTCGGAACGCTGGCTCGCCGAAGAAGCCCTCGTCACCGTGGAGCGCAGCACCAGAGGCGGCGAATTCCGATGGCCCGAGGGTTTCGAACCCCTCCGGGCCCGTCGCTACGGCGAGGGAACGTTTTGGTACGGTCGCGCCGCCTCTACGTGCGAAGACGCACGATGA
- a CDS encoding cell division initiation protein, with product MDVQKKLDEIVAAISGARSMPMSASCVVNRAELLSMLEEVRAALPDSLAQAQELIGGREQMVEQARQEAQRIIESAHAERGSLISDTEVARRSQAEADRILAEARQEAEEIRAEADDYVDSKLANFEVVLTKTLGSVGRGREKLLGTGPGTDEQGYEDEDAPERSHDPETQRRTADEYVDAKLGAFEAVLAKTLEAVGRGRQKLHGRIATDDLGALADDTSTVQHSSDADYLAGLAALAEEKPPAEQPAQQQDYGQPQPAYGYQQQPDPYGGYQQPAYAAQQDPYGYQQADPYAYQGYDPQQAAYDPNQVPQQAQQPQQGHQNPQAHQGYALDETSLFDTSMISAEQLRAYEQGRGQG from the coding sequence GTGGACGTGCAGAAGAAGCTCGACGAGATCGTCGCCGCGATCTCCGGCGCCCGGTCCATGCCCATGTCGGCCTCGTGCGTGGTCAACCGCGCCGAACTGCTCTCCATGCTGGAGGAGGTCCGCGCGGCGCTGCCCGACTCCCTCGCCCAGGCCCAGGAGCTGATCGGCGGCCGGGAGCAGATGGTCGAGCAGGCCCGCCAGGAGGCCCAGCGGATCATCGAGAGCGCGCACGCCGAGCGCGGCTCGCTGATCTCCGACACCGAGGTCGCCCGCCGCTCCCAGGCCGAGGCCGACCGGATCCTCGCCGAGGCCCGCCAGGAGGCCGAGGAGATCCGCGCCGAGGCCGACGACTACGTCGACTCCAAGCTCGCCAACTTCGAGGTCGTCCTCACCAAGACCCTCGGCTCCGTCGGCCGCGGCCGCGAGAAGCTCCTCGGCACCGGCCCCGGCACCGACGAGCAGGGCTACGAGGACGAGGACGCCCCCGAGCGCAGCCACGACCCGGAGACCCAGCGCCGCACCGCCGACGAGTACGTCGACGCCAAGCTCGGCGCCTTCGAGGCGGTCCTCGCCAAGACCCTGGAGGCCGTCGGCCGCGGCCGGCAGAAGCTGCACGGCCGGATCGCCACCGACGACCTCGGCGCCCTCGCCGACGACACCAGCACCGTCCAGCACTCCAGCGACGCCGACTACCTCGCCGGCCTGGCCGCCCTCGCGGAGGAGAAGCCCCCGGCCGAGCAGCCCGCCCAGCAGCAGGACTACGGACAGCCGCAGCCGGCCTACGGCTACCAGCAGCAGCCCGACCCCTACGGCGGCTACCAGCAGCCCGCCTACGCCGCCCAGCAGGACCCGTACGGCTACCAGCAGGCAGACCCCTACGCCTACCAGGGCTACGACCCCCAGCAGGCCGCGTACGACCCGAACCAGGTCCCGCAGCAGGCGCAGCAGCCGCAGCAGGGGCACCAGAACCCTCAGGCCCACCAGGGGTACGCCCTCGACGAGACCAGCCTCTTCGACACCAGCATGATCAGTGCCGAGCAGTTGCGGGCCTACGAGCAGGGCCGCGGCCAGGGCTGA
- the coaD gene encoding pantetheine-phosphate adenylyltransferase, protein MRRAVCPGSFDPITNGHLDIISRASRLYDEVYVAVMINQSKKGLFEIDERIDLIRRVTAEYGNVRVEAFHGLLVDFCKQRDIPAIVKGLRAVSDFDYELQMAQMNNGLSGVETLFIPTNPTYSFLSSSLVKEVATWGGDVSHLVPAEVLQALTERLRKD, encoded by the coding sequence GTGCGCCGCGCCGTCTGTCCCGGGTCGTTCGACCCGATCACCAACGGACATCTCGACATCATCTCCCGCGCCTCCAGGCTGTACGACGAGGTCTACGTCGCGGTGATGATCAACCAGTCGAAGAAGGGCCTGTTCGAGATCGACGAGCGGATCGACCTGATCCGCCGGGTCACCGCCGAGTACGGCAACGTCCGCGTCGAGGCCTTCCACGGCCTGCTCGTCGACTTCTGCAAGCAGCGCGACATCCCCGCCATCGTGAAGGGCCTGCGCGCGGTCAGCGACTTCGACTACGAGCTGCAGATGGCCCAGATGAACAACGGCCTCTCGGGCGTCGAGACCCTCTTCATCCCCACCAACCCCACTTACAGCTTCCTGTCGTCCTCCCTGGTCAAGGAGGTCGCGACCTGGGGCGGCGACGTCTCCCACCTGGTGCCCGCCGAGGTCCTCCAGGCCCTCACCGAGCGCCTGCGGAAGGACTGA
- a CDS encoding YceD family protein: MALNARLDHRNPLVFDTHELGRRPGALQRLTRTVDAPKDLGIKGVIGVPEGAPVELELRLESVMEGVLVTGTARAEAEGECVRCLEPLELELEADFQEMFSYPDADDRGRVIAEPGDDAEDDEDRLFLEDGLFDLEPVLRDAVVLALPMQPVCQEDCPGLCAECGARLADDPDHHHDAVDIRWAALQGLAGSLEPGDKDEISGAEAGVDEKQEK; the protein is encoded by the coding sequence ATGGCCCTGAACGCCCGCCTCGACCACCGCAACCCGCTTGTGTTCGACACGCACGAGCTGGGTCGGCGGCCTGGTGCGCTGCAGCGCCTGACCCGCACGGTCGACGCTCCCAAGGACCTCGGTATCAAGGGGGTCATCGGAGTGCCGGAAGGCGCCCCGGTGGAGCTCGAACTCCGTCTGGAGTCGGTCATGGAAGGGGTGCTCGTCACAGGCACCGCCCGTGCCGAGGCCGAGGGGGAGTGCGTAAGGTGTCTGGAGCCGCTGGAGCTGGAGCTCGAAGCGGACTTCCAGGAGATGTTCTCGTACCCTGACGCCGACGACCGGGGCCGCGTGATCGCGGAACCGGGCGACGACGCCGAGGACGACGAGGACAGGCTCTTCCTCGAGGACGGCCTGTTCGACCTCGAGCCCGTGCTGCGTGACGCGGTGGTGCTCGCACTGCCGATGCAGCCGGTGTGCCAGGAAGACTGCCCTGGTCTGTGCGCCGAGTGCGGCGCACGGCTGGCGGACGACCCGGACCACCACCATGACGCCGTCGACATCCGTTGGGCGGCACTGCAGGGACTCGCCGGTTCACTCGAGCCGGGCGATAAGGACGAGATCAGCGGCGCCGAAGCGGGCGTCGACGAGAAGCAGGAGAAGTAG
- a CDS encoding helix-turn-helix domain-containing protein, which translates to MTTTQERAEGLDDLPYNVFAKACPSRGTLEHVTGRWGGLTLGALYEGSLRFNELRRRVDGVSEKMLSQTLHALERDGLVHREAQPTNPPRVDYELTPLGRGVAERLLSLIHFVEGRMDDVLAARERYDETRGAR; encoded by the coding sequence ATGACCACCACCCAGGAGCGCGCGGAAGGGCTCGACGACCTTCCGTACAACGTGTTCGCCAAGGCCTGTCCCTCGCGCGGCACGCTGGAGCACGTCACGGGCCGCTGGGGCGGACTCACGCTGGGCGCCCTGTACGAGGGCTCGCTGCGCTTCAACGAGCTGCGCCGCCGGGTCGACGGCGTCAGCGAGAAGATGCTCTCCCAGACGCTGCACGCGCTGGAGCGCGACGGCCTGGTGCACCGCGAGGCGCAGCCCACCAATCCGCCCCGGGTGGACTACGAGCTGACGCCGCTGGGGCGCGGGGTCGCCGAACGGCTGCTGAGCCTCATCCACTTCGTGGAGGGGCGGATGGACGACGTGCTGGCGGCGCGCGAGCGTTACGACGAGACGCGCGGCGCCCGCTGA
- the rnc gene encoding ribonuclease III — protein MSGSAPADNQASSHTLLEGRLGYKVESALLVRALTHRSYAYENGGLPTNERLEFLGDSVLGLVVTDTLYRTHPDLPEGQLAKLRAAVVNSRALAEVGRGLDLGSFIRLGRGEEGTGGRDKASILADTLEAVIGAVYLDQGLDSAAELVHRLFDPLIEKSSNLGAGLDWKTSLQELTATEGLGVPEYLVTETGPDHEKTFTAAARVGGVSYGTGTGRSKKEAEQQAAESAWRSIRAAADERAKAAKAAEETRTAAAQAAHTAVDGSTVDG, from the coding sequence GTGAGCGGGAGTGCTCCGGCGGACAACCAGGCCTCGTCCCACACGCTTCTGGAAGGGCGGCTCGGCTACAAGGTCGAGTCCGCCCTTCTGGTGCGCGCACTGACCCACCGGTCGTACGCATACGAGAACGGCGGTCTGCCGACCAACGAGCGCCTGGAGTTCCTCGGGGACTCCGTCCTCGGCCTCGTGGTCACGGACACGCTGTACCGCACCCACCCCGACCTGCCAGAAGGCCAGCTGGCCAAGCTGCGGGCCGCGGTGGTGAACTCGCGTGCGCTCGCCGAGGTGGGCCGCGGGCTCGACCTGGGCTCCTTCATCCGGCTCGGCCGCGGTGAAGAGGGCACGGGCGGGCGGGACAAGGCGTCCATCCTGGCCGACACCCTGGAAGCGGTGATCGGCGCGGTCTACCTCGACCAGGGACTGGACTCGGCGGCGGAGCTGGTGCACCGCCTGTTCGACCCCCTGATCGAGAAGTCCTCGAACCTCGGAGCCGGCCTGGACTGGAAGACCAGTCTCCAGGAGCTCACCGCGACCGAGGGGCTCGGCGTCCCCGAGTACCTGGTCACGGAGACCGGCCCCGACCACGAGAAGACCTTCACTGCTGCCGCCCGCGTCGGAGGCGTCTCGTACGGCACCGGCACCGGCCGCAGCAAGAAGGAGGCGGAGCAGCAGGCCGCCGAGTCCGCCTGGCGGTCCATCCGGGCCGCCGCGGACGAGCGCGCCAAGGCGGCGAAGGCCGCCGAGGAGACGCGGACGGCGGCGGCCCAGGCCGCCCACACGGCCGTCGACGGCAGCACCGTCGACGGCTGA
- the rpmF gene encoding 50S ribosomal protein L32, whose translation MAVPKRKMSRSNTRHRRSQWKAAVPTLVACERCHEPKLQHIACPSCGTYNKRQVLEV comes from the coding sequence GTGGCTGTTCCGAAGCGGAAGATGTCGCGCAGCAACACGCGCCACCGCCGGTCGCAGTGGAAGGCTGCGGTCCCCACCCTGGTTGCGTGCGAGCGCTGCCACGAGCCCAAGCTGCAGCACATCGCGTGCCCGTCGTGCGGCACCTACAACAAGCGCCAGGTCCTCGAGGTCTGA
- a CDS encoding flavodoxin family protein yields the protein MTTPVVSLAYHSGYGHTAVIAEAVRAGAVAAGAEVHLIKVDEITEEQWAVLDRSDAIVFGSPTYMGTASGAFHVFAEATSKRWATQAWKDKLAAGFTNSASKSGDKLHTLQYFQILAAQLGMHWVNLGLLPGWNSSTGSEHDLNRLGVFTGAAAQTNADEGPDAVHKADIATAEQLGRRVTETARVFLRGLAAA from the coding sequence GTGACCACCCCTGTTGTCTCCCTCGCCTACCACTCCGGCTACGGCCACACCGCCGTCATCGCCGAGGCCGTCCGGGCCGGTGCCGTCGCGGCCGGTGCCGAGGTGCACCTGATCAAGGTCGACGAGATCACCGAGGAGCAGTGGGCGGTCCTCGACCGCTCGGACGCCATCGTGTTCGGATCGCCGACCTACATGGGCACCGCGTCCGGTGCCTTCCACGTCTTCGCGGAGGCCACCTCGAAGCGCTGGGCCACCCAGGCGTGGAAGGACAAGCTGGCCGCCGGCTTCACCAACTCCGCCTCCAAGAGCGGCGACAAGCTGCACACCCTGCAGTACTTCCAGATCCTCGCCGCGCAGCTCGGCATGCACTGGGTCAACCTCGGCCTGCTCCCGGGCTGGAACAGCAGCACCGGCTCCGAGCACGACCTGAACCGCCTCGGCGTCTTCACCGGCGCCGCCGCCCAGACCAACGCCGACGAGGGCCCCGACGCCGTCCACAAGGCCGACATCGCCACGGCCGAGCAGCTGGGCCGCCGCGTGACGGAGACGGCCAGGGTCTTCCTCAGGGGCCTGGCCGCCGCCTGA
- the mutM gene encoding bifunctional DNA-formamidopyrimidine glycosylase/DNA-(apurinic or apyrimidinic site) lyase: MPELPEVEVVRRGLERWVAHRTVAEAEVLHPRAVRRHLAGADDFAHRLKGHRIGVPSRRGKYLWLPLEDTDQSILAHLGMSGQLLVQPHTAPDEKHLRIRVRFTDTLDTELRFVDQRTFGGLSLHENTVDGLPDVIAHIARDPLDPLFDDEAFHQALRRKRTTIKRALLDQSLISGVGNIYADEALWRSRIHYERPTATFTRPRTLLLLGHVRDVMNAALAVGGTSFDSLYVNVNGESGYFDRSLDAYGREGLPCRRCGTPMRRRAWMNRSSYFCPQCQRAPRVSS, encoded by the coding sequence ATGCCCGAGTTGCCCGAGGTCGAGGTCGTCCGGCGCGGTCTGGAGCGGTGGGTCGCCCACCGGACCGTCGCCGAGGCCGAGGTGCTGCACCCGCGCGCGGTGCGTCGCCACCTCGCCGGCGCCGACGACTTCGCGCACCGCCTCAAGGGCCACCGCATCGGCGTCCCGAGCCGTCGCGGCAAGTACCTGTGGCTGCCCCTGGAGGACACGGACCAGTCGATCCTGGCCCACCTCGGCATGAGCGGCCAGCTGCTGGTCCAGCCGCACACCGCCCCGGACGAGAAGCACCTGCGCATCCGCGTCCGCTTCACCGACACCCTGGACACCGAACTCCGCTTCGTCGACCAGCGCACCTTCGGCGGCCTGTCGCTCCACGAGAACACCGTGGACGGGCTGCCCGACGTCATCGCGCACATCGCCCGGGACCCGCTCGACCCGCTCTTCGACGACGAGGCCTTCCACCAGGCGCTGCGCCGCAAGCGGACCACGATCAAACGGGCCCTGCTCGACCAGTCGCTGATCAGCGGCGTCGGCAACATCTACGCGGACGAGGCCCTGTGGCGCTCCCGCATCCACTACGAGCGCCCGACCGCGACCTTCACCCGCCCCCGCACCCTGCTGCTCCTGGGCCATGTCCGGGACGTGATGAACGCGGCCCTCGCCGTGGGCGGCACCAGCTTCGACAGCCTCTACGTCAACGTCAACGGCGAGTCGGGCTACTTCGACCGGTCCCTCGACGCCTACGGGCGTGAGGGCCTGCCCTGCCGGCGCTGCGGCACGCCCATGCGCCGCCGGGCCTGGATGAACCGGTCGAGCTACTTCTGCCCGCAGTGTCAGCGGGCGCCGCGCGTCTCGTCGTAA
- the recG gene encoding ATP-dependent DNA helicase RecG produces MDLVPALEEPLRQPLKSVLGPATAKVMAEHLGLLTVGDLLHHYPRRYEERGQLTHLADLPMDEHVTVVAQVADARLHTFASAKAPRGKGQRLEVTITDGSGRLQLVFFGNGVHKPHKELLPGTRAMFAGKVSVFNRRLQLAHPAYELLRGDPEESVETWAGALIPIYPATAKLESWKIGKAIQTVLPTAQEAVDPLPDGLREGRGLVPLPEALLKIHRPHTKADIEDARARLKWDEAFVLQVALARRRHADAQLPAVAREPSPDGLLTAFDARLPFTLTEGQQRVSREIFADLATEHPMHRLLQGEVGSGKTMVALRAMLAVVDAGGQAAMLAPTEVLAQQHHRSIVEMMGELAESGMLGGAEQATKVVLLTGSMGTAARRQALLDLTTGEAGIVIGTHALIEDKVQFHDLGLVVVDEQHRFGVEQRDALRGKGKQPPHLLVMTATPIPRTVAMTVFGDLETSVLDQLPAGRSPIASHVVPAADKPHFLARAWERVREEVENGHQAYVVCPRIGDEEDDPKKAGKKKSSEVPGSPEDAAEKRPPLAVLDVADHLAKGPLQGLRVEVLHGRMHPDDKDAVMRRFAAGDVDVLVATTVIEVGVNVPNATAMVIMDADRFGVSQLHQLRGRVGRGSAPGLCLLVTEMPEASAARQRLNAVASTLDGFELSRIDLEQRREGDVLGQAQSGARTSLKVLAVIEDEEIIAEAREEATAVVAADPELADLPALRTALDALLDEEREQYLEKG; encoded by the coding sequence ATGGATCTCGTGCCCGCACTGGAAGAACCCCTGCGCCAACCGCTGAAGTCGGTGCTCGGCCCCGCCACCGCGAAGGTGATGGCCGAGCACCTCGGCCTGCTCACCGTCGGCGACCTCCTCCACCACTACCCGCGCAGATACGAGGAGCGCGGCCAGCTCACCCACCTCGCCGACCTCCCCATGGACGAGCACGTCACGGTGGTCGCCCAGGTCGCCGACGCCCGCCTGCACACCTTCGCCTCCGCCAAGGCCCCGCGCGGCAAGGGCCAGCGCCTGGAGGTCACCATCACGGACGGCAGCGGCCGGCTCCAACTGGTCTTCTTCGGCAACGGCGTTCACAAGCCCCACAAGGAGCTCCTGCCGGGCACCCGCGCGATGTTCGCGGGCAAGGTCTCCGTCTTCAACCGCCGCCTCCAACTCGCACATCCGGCCTACGAGTTGCTGCGCGGCGACCCGGAGGAGTCCGTGGAGACCTGGGCGGGGGCGCTGATCCCGATCTACCCCGCCACCGCCAAGCTGGAGTCCTGGAAGATCGGCAAGGCGATCCAGACGGTCCTGCCCACGGCCCAGGAGGCCGTCGACCCGCTCCCGGACGGCCTGCGTGAGGGCCGTGGCCTGGTCCCGCTCCCCGAAGCCCTCCTCAAGATCCACCGCCCGCACACCAAGGCCGACATCGAGGACGCCCGCGCCCGCCTCAAGTGGGACGAGGCCTTCGTCCTCCAGGTCGCCCTGGCCCGCCGCCGCCACGCGGACGCCCAACTCCCGGCGGTCGCCCGAGAGCCGTCCCCGGACGGCCTCCTCACGGCCTTCGACGCCCGCCTCCCGTTCACCCTCACCGAGGGCCAGCAGCGGGTCTCCCGCGAGATCTTCGCCGACCTGGCGACGGAACACCCGATGCACCGGCTGCTCCAGGGGGAGGTGGGTTCCGGGAAGACCATGGTCGCCCTGCGCGCCATGCTCGCCGTGGTCGACGCCGGCGGGCAGGCCGCCATGCTCGCCCCCACCGAAGTGCTCGCCCAGCAGCACCACCGGTCCATCGTCGAGATGATGGGCGAGCTGGCCGAGAGCGGCATGCTGGGCGGGGCCGAGCAGGCCACCAAGGTGGTGCTGCTCACCGGCTCCATGGGCACGGCCGCCCGCCGCCAGGCCCTGCTCGACCTCACCACCGGCGAGGCCGGCATCGTCATCGGCACGCACGCGCTGATCGAGGACAAGGTGCAGTTCCACGACCTGGGCCTGGTCGTTGTCGACGAACAGCACCGCTTCGGCGTCGAGCAGCGCGACGCCCTGCGCGGCAAGGGCAAGCAGCCCCCGCACCTGCTGGTCATGACGGCCACGCCCATTCCGCGCACGGTCGCCATGACGGTCTTCGGCGACCTGGAGACCTCCGTCCTCGACCAGCTCCCGGCCGGCCGCTCGCCGATCGCCAGCCATGTCGTCCCGGCCGCCGACAAGCCCCACTTCCTGGCCCGCGCGTGGGAACGGGTCCGCGAGGAGGTGGAGAACGGCCACCAGGCGTACGTCGTCTGCCCCCGCATCGGCGACGAGGAGGACGACCCGAAGAAGGCCGGCAAGAAGAAGTCCTCGGAAGTCCCCGGGTCCCCCGAGGACGCCGCCGAGAAGCGCCCGCCCCTCGCCGTCCTCGACGTGGCCGACCACCTGGCCAAGGGCCCCCTGCAGGGCCTGCGCGTCGAGGTCCTGCACGGCCGGATGCACCCGGACGACAAGGACGCGGTCATGCGCCGCTTCGCCGCCGGCGACGTGGACGTCCTGGTCGCCACGACGGTCATCGAGGTCGGCGTCAACGTCCCGAACGCCACCGCCATGGTGATCATGGATGCCGACCGCTTCGGCGTCTCCCAGCTCCACCAGCTGCGCGGCCGCGTCGGCCGAGGCTCGGCTCCCGGCCTCTGCCTCCTGGTCACCGAGATGCCCGAGGCGAGCGCCGCCCGCCAGCGCCTCAACGCCGTCGCCTCCACCCTCGACGGCTTCGAACTCTCCCGCATCGACCTGGAACAGCGCCGCGAGGGCGACGTCCTCGGCCAGGCCCAGTCGGGCGCCCGGACCTCCCTGAAGGTCCTCGCGGTCATCGAGGACGAGGAGATCATCGCGGAGGCCAGAGAGGAGGCGACGGCGGTAGTGGCCGCCGACCCGGAGCTGGCCGACCTCCCTGCACTTCGGACGGCTTTGGACGCCCTGCTGGACGAGGAGAGGGAGCAGTACCTGGAAAAGGGGTGA
- a CDS encoding HSP90 family protein: MDSQTSQASQAPLSPRSPHTFQVDLRGLVDLLSHHLYSSPKVYLRELLQNAVDAITARRAEEPGAPARVRLRAEGGALRVEDTGVGLTEADVHSLLATIGRSSKRAEGLQEARSDFLGQFGIGLLACFVVAERIRVVSRSARTPGAPPVEWTASDDGSYTVRTLPDAERPEPGTTVHLVARAGAAEWLTPERVEALARDFGSLLPYDVRVGDEAVTDLPAPWDRPYPGPAARRVALARHCQDLFGFTPLDTIDLSVPLAGVRGIAYVLPSAVSPAQRAGHRVHLKGMLLTERAEQLLPDWAFFVRCVLDTDSLRPTASREALYEDETLAAVREALGERIRAWLSGLAAGDPERLAAFLSVHHLGVKSLARHDREMLRTMLPWLPFETTDGRLSLEEFAQRHPVVHFTRTVEEYRQVAPIASAQGIGVINGGYTYDSELVQALPSVRPGTVVAELDAETVTAHLDAVDPAEELALSGFLAAARARLDPLGCDVVLRAFHPLSVPALHLDDRDARHEQARADAEARADDLWAGILGSLRGSAPRARLVLNHLNPLVRRIGALPDPELIGTATESLYGQALLMAQRPLRPADSALLNRAFIGLLEWATHSEDGRA, from the coding sequence ATGGACTCCCAGACCTCACAGGCATCCCAGGCACCCCTTTCCCCCCGATCACCTCATACGTTCCAGGTCGACCTGCGTGGTCTGGTGGACCTGCTCTCCCACCACCTCTACTCCAGTCCCAAGGTGTACCTGCGCGAGCTGCTGCAGAACGCCGTGGACGCCATCACGGCCAGACGCGCGGAGGAGCCCGGCGCCCCGGCCCGGGTACGGCTGCGCGCGGAGGGCGGGGCCCTGCGGGTCGAGGACACCGGCGTCGGGCTCACCGAGGCGGACGTGCACAGCCTGCTGGCCACGATCGGGCGCAGTTCCAAGCGCGCCGAGGGCCTTCAGGAGGCCAGGTCCGACTTCCTCGGGCAGTTCGGCATCGGCCTGCTGGCCTGCTTCGTCGTCGCCGAGCGCATCCGGGTCGTCAGCCGCAGTGCCCGTACGCCCGGGGCGCCGCCCGTGGAGTGGACGGCGTCCGACGACGGTTCGTACACCGTGCGGACCCTGCCGGACGCCGAGCGGCCCGAACCGGGCACCACCGTGCACCTGGTGGCCCGGGCCGGGGCCGCGGAGTGGCTCACGCCCGAGCGGGTCGAGGCGCTGGCCCGGGATTTCGGGTCGCTGCTGCCGTACGACGTCCGGGTGGGCGACGAGGCGGTCACCGACCTGCCCGCGCCCTGGGACCGGCCGTATCCGGGCCCGGCGGCCCGCCGCGTCGCCCTCGCCCGGCACTGCCAGGACCTGTTCGGCTTCACGCCGCTGGACACGATCGACCTGTCCGTGCCGCTGGCGGGCGTGCGCGGGATCGCGTACGTGCTGCCGTCGGCGGTCAGCCCGGCCCAGCGCGCCGGTCACCGCGTGCACCTGAAGGGCATGCTGCTGACCGAGCGGGCCGAACAGCTGCTGCCCGACTGGGCGTTCTTCGTGCGCTGCGTGCTCGACACGGACAGCCTGCGGCCCACGGCCTCGCGCGAGGCGCTGTACGAGGACGAGACGCTGGCGGCCGTACGGGAGGCGCTGGGCGAGCGGATCCGCGCCTGGCTGAGCGGCCTCGCGGCCGGTGATCCGGAGCGGCTGGCCGCGTTCCTGTCGGTGCACCACCTGGGCGTGAAGTCGCTGGCCCGGCACGACCGGGAGATGCTGCGCACGATGCTGCCGTGGCTGCCCTTCGAGACGACCGACGGGCGGCTGTCCCTGGAGGAGTTCGCGCAGCGGCACCCGGTGGTGCACTTCACGCGGACGGTGGAGGAGTACCGGCAGGTCGCGCCGATCGCGTCCGCGCAGGGCATCGGCGTGATCAACGGCGGTTACACGTACGACAGCGAGCTGGTTCAGGCGCTGCCGTCGGTGCGGCCGGGGACGGTGGTCGCCGAGCTGGACGCCGAGACGGTGACCGCGCACCTGGACGCGGTCGATCCGGCCGAGGAGCTGGCCCTGTCCGGCTTCCTGGCCGCCGCGCGGGCCCGGCTCGACCCGCTGGGCTGCGACGTCGTCCTGCGGGCGTTCCACCCGCTGTCCGTGCCCGCGCTGCACCTCGACGACCGGGACGCCCGGCACGAACAGGCCCGGGCGGACGCCGAGGCGCGGGCCGACGACCTGTGGGCGGGCATCCTCGGCTCCCTGCGCGGCAGCGCCCCCCGCGCGCGTCTGGTGCTCAACCACCTCAACCCGCTCGTGCGGCGGATCGGCGCGCTGCCCGACCCGGAGCTGATCGGCACGGCCACGGAGTCGCTGTACGGGCAGGCGCTGCTGATGGCGCAGCGGCCGCTGCGGCCCGCCGACTCGGCGCTGCTCAACCGGGCGTTCATCGGCCTCCTGGAGTGGGCCACGCACAGCGAGGACGGCCGGGCATGA